In one Ictalurus punctatus breed USDA103 chromosome 19, Coco_2.0, whole genome shotgun sequence genomic region, the following are encoded:
- the mrps18a gene encoding 39S ribosomal protein S18a, mitochondrial isoform X1 — translation MAALCVMKSVRTALSAVHCAINNSLIPRLLNGPQLSFFGCTSSRGIRQVVEKQEGKTTVIEGLTVAAPESPQPPNPTAKCPIYRWNLQNKYTYTDVLLLSQFIRSDGGMLPRRITGLCAQEHRKIAICVQMAHRAGLLPDHRPHLPEGHVPKPKPNPPLNRYLTRYSVKSVKPIYRKGMKWCKIRMPVGHPALKDNIRYSPKPLYTKH, via the exons ATGGCGGCGCTCTGTGTGATGAAGTCTGTAAGGACAGCGCTCAGTGCCGTCCACTGTGCTATCAACAACAGTTTAATACCGAGGTTATTAAATGGACCCCAGCTGTCGTTTTTCGGCTGCACGTCGAGTCGTGGTATCCGGCAAG tggtGGAGAAGCAGGAGGGGAAAACTACAGTG ATTGAGGGTCTGACAGTGGCTGCACCCGAGAGTCCGCAACCTCCTAACCCAACCGCTAAATGTCCGATTTACCGATGGAACCTCCAGAACAAGTACACATACACA GATGTTTTACTACTGAGTCAGTTCATTCGTTCAGATGGAGGGATGTTGCCAAGACGCATCACTGGCCTCTGTGCTCAGGAACATCGCAAGATCGCCATATGTGTGCAGATGGCCCATCGAGCAG GTCTCCTCCCAGACCACAGACCACATCTTCCTGAAGGCCACGTACCAAAGCCCAAACCCAACCCGCCACTCAACAG gtaCCTGACTCGTTACTCTGTGAAATCGGTGAAGCCCATCTACAGGAAAGGGATGAAGTGGTGTAAGATTCGTATGCCTGTGGGACATCCAGCTCTCAAGGACAACATCAGATACAGCCCTAAGCCACTGTACACAAAACACTGA
- the mrps18a gene encoding 39S ribosomal protein S18a, mitochondrial isoform X2: protein MAALCVMKSVRTALSAVHCAINNSLIPRLLNGPQLSFFGCTSSRGIRQVVEKQEGKTTVIEGLTVAAPESPQPPNPTAKCPIYRWNLQNKYTYTDVLLLSQFIRSDGGMLPRRITGLCAQEHRKIAICVQMAHRAGLLPDHRPHLPEGHVPKPKPNPPLNRVSHKKRLMTGKSKELFPRPSQPYCCGTY from the exons ATGGCGGCGCTCTGTGTGATGAAGTCTGTAAGGACAGCGCTCAGTGCCGTCCACTGTGCTATCAACAACAGTTTAATACCGAGGTTATTAAATGGACCCCAGCTGTCGTTTTTCGGCTGCACGTCGAGTCGTGGTATCCGGCAAG tggtGGAGAAGCAGGAGGGGAAAACTACAGTG ATTGAGGGTCTGACAGTGGCTGCACCCGAGAGTCCGCAACCTCCTAACCCAACCGCTAAATGTCCGATTTACCGATGGAACCTCCAGAACAAGTACACATACACA GATGTTTTACTACTGAGTCAGTTCATTCGTTCAGATGGAGGGATGTTGCCAAGACGCATCACTGGCCTCTGTGCTCAGGAACATCGCAAGATCGCCATATGTGTGCAGATGGCCCATCGAGCAG GTCTCCTCCCAGACCACAGACCACATCTTCCTGAAGGCCACGTACCAAAGCCCAAACCCAACCCGCCACTCAACAG ggtgtcacacaagaaacgtCTCATGacgggtaaaagcaaagagctcttccCAAGGCCTTCGCAACCATATTGTTGTggaacatattga